The following are encoded in a window of Roseimaritima ulvae genomic DNA:
- a CDS encoding UvrB/UvrC motif-containing protein — MKRPRHIDQLLSQWPYDPSSLSVRLVQGADGREVVQMRVDMGLLQLETTGRPDGSQPEGYDSYLDYLKARELEDGHFLLSEEQCNEVDREFMQMYHRRICWLRLEYYRRAVIDADHTLALMDISTRLAPDEEWTATHEEYRPFVWFQRTQAQALAELEENGAEAAVQAFNSGLESIRKIFIEHEIEEHFESDELVQRLAGLRESLRKEYQVGSTLLERLDAAVAEEKYELAAKLRDELARRDVM; from the coding sequence ATGAAGCGTCCTCGACATATTGATCAGCTGCTAAGTCAGTGGCCCTACGATCCCAGCTCGCTGTCCGTTCGCCTAGTCCAAGGGGCCGATGGACGCGAGGTGGTGCAGATGCGCGTCGACATGGGCTTGCTGCAGCTGGAAACCACCGGGCGGCCCGACGGGTCGCAACCAGAGGGCTATGATTCCTATCTCGACTATCTAAAGGCTCGCGAGTTGGAAGATGGTCATTTTTTGCTCAGCGAAGAGCAGTGCAACGAAGTCGACCGCGAATTCATGCAGATGTATCACCGGCGAATCTGTTGGCTGCGATTGGAATACTATCGCCGCGCGGTGATCGACGCGGACCACACGCTGGCCCTGATGGACATCTCCACGCGTCTGGCTCCGGATGAAGAATGGACGGCCACGCATGAGGAGTACCGGCCCTTTGTATGGTTCCAGCGGACGCAGGCGCAAGCCTTGGCAGAGCTGGAAGAGAACGGCGCTGAAGCCGCTGTACAAGCATTTAATTCCGGCCTGGAATCGATTCGCAAAATTTTCATCGAACACGAAATCGAAGAGCATTTCGAATCGGACGAGCTAGTACAGCGGCTCGCCGGATTGCGGGAATCGCTGCGCAAGGAATACCAGGTCGGCAGCACGCTGCTGGAACGTTTGGACGCAGCCGTAGCGGAAGAGAAGTACGAGTTAGCGGCTAAGCTTCGCGACGAGCTCGCTCGTCGTGACGTGATGTAG